Proteins from a genomic interval of Desulfofustis limnaeus:
- a CDS encoding VWA domain-containing protein, with amino-acid sequence MEDLDLGDLSLTGGRRGRTKAASVMGSSGRYIRALPVRDQEREFDLAADATIRAALLRQGPNAKTGSLQVAAADLRKKAYRRPRQTLVVFVVDSSDSMGDDGTYARIKAAKGAVLAILGKAYQRRHRVGLVVFREETAAVVLQPTTSLSLAQRQLRTLPTGGATPFADGLMKAWRLVRTERLKDPHIRPLLVILSDGEANVPYDPQCRAADIEAELLAIAGRIGQDEIASLVIDTRPLSSPAPEMRRLAEALGGTYQHISTLKAGGMVRAVVSF; translated from the coding sequence GTGGAGGATCTCGATCTCGGCGACCTCTCCCTCACCGGCGGCCGGCGGGGCCGCACCAAGGCGGCGTCGGTCATGGGTTCTTCCGGGCGTTATATCCGCGCTCTACCGGTGCGAGATCAGGAGCGCGAATTCGATCTGGCGGCAGACGCTACCATCCGCGCTGCCCTGCTGCGCCAGGGCCCCAACGCCAAAACGGGATCCCTGCAGGTCGCCGCGGCGGACCTGCGCAAGAAGGCCTATCGACGGCCGCGCCAGACGCTGGTGGTGTTCGTCGTCGACTCTTCCGATTCCATGGGCGACGATGGGACCTATGCCCGTATCAAGGCGGCCAAGGGGGCGGTGCTGGCCATTCTCGGCAAGGCCTACCAACGACGGCACCGGGTTGGTCTGGTGGTGTTTCGCGAGGAGACCGCCGCCGTGGTATTGCAGCCGACCACCAGCCTGTCGCTGGCCCAGCGACAGCTCAGAACCCTGCCCACCGGCGGTGCCACACCGTTCGCCGACGGCTTGATGAAGGCCTGGCGGTTGGTCCGGACGGAGCGGCTCAAGGATCCGCATATCAGGCCGCTGCTGGTGATTCTCTCCGACGGTGAGGCCAATGTCCCGTACGACCCGCAGTGCCGGGCGGCGGATATCGAGGCGGAACTGCTGGCCATCGCCGGGCGGATCGGCCAGGACGAAATCGCCTCGCTGGTTATCGATACCCGGCCGCTGAGTAGCCCGGCGCCGGAGATGCGCCGTCTGGCCGAGGCGCTGGGCGGCACCTACCAGCATATCAGTACGCTCAAGGCCGGCGGCATGGTGCGGGCGGTGGTCAGTTTTTGA
- a CDS encoding tartrate dehydrogenase: protein MVYEIALIPGDGIGREVIPEGVRMLEALSREFCFDLSFTEFPYSCDYFLRHGEMMPEDGLERLRLFQAILLGAVGAPGVADHVSLWGLLLPIRRQFEQYVNLRPVRLLSGITSPLVGRTAADINFLVVRENTEGEYSDIGGRLFAGTERELVVQESVFTRKGVDRVIRFACEMASSRPARHLTSATKSNGIRFTMPYWDERFRAITADYPELRCDQFHIDILTAHFVQHPDWFDVVVGSNLFGDILSDLGPAIAGGIGVAPSTNLNVERQFPSMFEPVHGSAPDIAGQGVANPIATFWSVQMMLDFLGEQKAGAALMAAVERVTGGGYLTRDLGGRETTRSFTDRVIGALGE, encoded by the coding sequence ATGGTCTATGAGATTGCCTTGATCCCCGGCGACGGGATCGGACGGGAAGTGATCCCCGAAGGAGTAAGGATGCTGGAGGCCTTGTCCCGGGAATTTTGCTTCGATCTGAGTTTTACCGAATTTCCCTACTCCTGCGACTACTTTCTACGCCATGGGGAGATGATGCCCGAGGACGGGCTCGAGCGGCTGCGGCTGTTCCAGGCCATCCTGCTGGGAGCGGTGGGCGCTCCCGGCGTTGCCGACCATGTTTCGTTGTGGGGGCTGCTGCTGCCCATCAGGCGGCAGTTCGAACAATATGTCAATCTGCGGCCGGTGCGGCTGCTGTCCGGAATCACCTCACCACTGGTTGGTCGGACAGCTGCCGACATCAATTTTCTGGTGGTGCGGGAAAACACGGAAGGAGAGTACTCCGATATCGGTGGGCGGCTTTTTGCCGGTACCGAGCGGGAGCTGGTGGTACAGGAATCGGTCTTCACCCGTAAAGGCGTCGACCGGGTGATCCGCTTTGCCTGTGAGATGGCCTCGTCGCGGCCGGCCCGCCATCTCACCTCGGCCACCAAGTCCAATGGTATCCGGTTTACCATGCCCTATTGGGACGAGCGTTTCCGGGCGATTACCGCCGATTATCCGGAACTGCGTTGCGACCAGTTCCATATCGACATCCTGACCGCCCACTTCGTGCAGCACCCCGATTGGTTCGACGTGGTGGTCGGCTCCAACCTCTTCGGCGACATCCTCTCCGATCTGGGGCCGGCGATTGCCGGCGGCATCGGCGTGGCGCCGTCGACCAACCTCAACGTGGAGCGGCAGTTCCCGTCGATGTTCGAACCGGTCCATGGCTCGGCGCCCGACATCGCCGGCCAGGGGGTGGCCAATCCCATTGCCACCTTCTGGTCGGTGCAGATGATGCTTGATTTTCTCGGTGAACAGAAAGCCGGGGCCGCCCTGATGGCGGCGGTGGAACGGGTGACCGGCGGCGGCTACCTAACCCGCGATCTGGGGGGCAGGGAAACGACCCGGTCGTTTACCGACCGGGTTATCGGGGCACTCGGGGAGTAG
- a CDS encoding GntR family transcriptional regulator, producing the protein MKDTQPSPPHRSHSVREQTYTTLRRHLLTGQFPPGQRLTEESLARRLGVSRTPVREALHKLELEGLVSAAGARGYRVPDESVEDMNELFEIRSVLEGHALACLCATIRAAELEALRELVEQAELACRQESLEIVFALNTRFHDLLYGLLARSRPRLHGLIEDMRQYVLRYRQHTLLHRRGVQRSITGHRKILLALELGDPGLCERVMRDHVREAREDTPTNDQEAAP; encoded by the coding sequence ATGAAAGATACCCAACCGTCTCCACCTCACCGTTCGCATTCGGTACGGGAACAGACCTATACCACCTTGCGGCGTCATCTGCTGACCGGTCAATTTCCGCCCGGTCAACGGCTTACCGAGGAGTCTCTGGCCCGGCGTCTCGGCGTGAGTCGCACGCCAGTTCGAGAAGCGTTGCACAAGCTGGAACTGGAAGGCCTGGTCAGCGCCGCCGGGGCCCGCGGCTACCGGGTCCCCGATGAGTCGGTCGAGGATATGAACGAATTGTTCGAGATCCGCTCGGTTCTCGAAGGACATGCGCTCGCCTGCCTGTGCGCCACTATCCGGGCAGCCGAATTGGAGGCCTTGCGAGAACTGGTGGAGCAGGCCGAATTGGCGTGCCGGCAGGAGTCGTTGGAGATCGTTTTTGCCCTCAATACCCGTTTCCACGATCTGCTCTACGGACTGCTGGCCCGTTCCCGACCGCGGCTGCACGGCCTGATCGAGGATATGCGCCAGTATGTATTGCGGTATCGCCAGCACACCCTGCTGCACCGGCGGGGCGTGCAGCGGAGCATCACCGGCCATCGGAAGATTCTGCTGGCCCTGGAACTGGGTGATCCGGGGCTCTGTGAACGAGTCATGCGGGATCATGTCCGGGAGGCTCGGGAAGACACCCCCACAAACGACCAGGAGGCGGCGCCGTAA
- the ilvD gene encoding dihydroxy-acid dehydratase: MAIPLRSNTTTQGRRMAGARSLWRANGMQEEHFGRPIIAVVNSFTQMVPGHMHLHQVGQLIKQRIEQLGCFAAEFDTIAIDDGIAMGHDGMLYSLPSRELIADSIEYMCNAHKVDAMVLIANCDKIVPAMLMAAMRLNIPAIYVSGGPMEAGRALGRGFDLIDAMIMAADQTVSDEDMAVIERAACPTCGSCSGMFTANSMNCLAEALGLALPGNGTVVATHALRRQLFTSAAERIVEMCAAWYEREDASVLPRSICTKAVFENAMALDIAMGGSTNTVLHILAIAKEGEVDFTMADIDRLSRRTPHLSKVSPSSTYHVEDVNRAGGILGIMGELDRCGLIDTSVGRVDGMSLGEALDRFDIMRDSVSAEALKLYGAAPGASGRNLVMGSQGNQYPELDRDRSNGCIRDRDHAYSADGGLAVLYGNIAERGCIVKTAGVDASILRFSGTAKVFVSQEDAIEGILGGAVQAGDVVVIIYEGPKGGPGMQEMLYPTSYIKSMKLGASCALVTDGRFSGGTSGLSIGHVSPEAASGGLIALVKDGDPIDIDIPARTITLQVPEAELATRRAAEEARGDQAYRPKRDRVVSRALQSYAHFAASADAGAVRLL; this comes from the coding sequence ATGGCAATTCCTCTGCGCAGCAACACCACCACCCAAGGACGGCGAATGGCCGGCGCCCGTTCTCTCTGGCGAGCCAACGGTATGCAGGAAGAGCATTTCGGCCGGCCGATCATCGCCGTTGTCAACTCGTTCACCCAGATGGTTCCCGGCCACATGCATCTGCACCAGGTGGGGCAGCTGATCAAGCAGCGCATCGAGCAGCTCGGCTGCTTTGCCGCCGAGTTCGACACCATCGCCATCGACGACGGCATTGCCATGGGGCATGACGGCATGCTCTACTCGTTGCCGTCGCGGGAGTTGATTGCCGATTCCATCGAGTACATGTGCAACGCCCACAAGGTCGACGCGATGGTCTTGATCGCCAATTGCGATAAGATCGTCCCGGCCATGTTGATGGCGGCGATGCGGCTCAATATTCCGGCCATCTATGTCTCCGGTGGTCCGATGGAGGCCGGCCGCGCCTTGGGCCGGGGCTTCGACCTGATCGATGCGATGATCATGGCCGCCGACCAGACGGTCAGCGACGAGGACATGGCGGTCATCGAGCGGGCCGCGTGCCCCACCTGTGGCTCCTGCTCCGGAATGTTCACCGCCAATTCCATGAACTGCCTGGCCGAGGCCCTGGGGCTGGCGTTGCCGGGCAACGGTACGGTGGTGGCTACCCATGCCTTGCGGCGGCAGCTGTTCACTTCAGCGGCGGAGCGGATAGTCGAAATGTGCGCGGCCTGGTACGAGCGGGAAGACGCCTCGGTGCTGCCCCGCTCGATCTGTACCAAAGCGGTCTTCGAGAACGCCATGGCGCTGGATATTGCCATGGGCGGTTCGACCAATACGGTGCTGCACATCCTGGCCATCGCCAAGGAAGGTGAGGTGGATTTCACCATGGCCGACATTGATCGGCTGTCGCGCCGGACACCCCATTTGAGCAAGGTCTCGCCCAGTTCCACCTACCACGTGGAGGACGTGAACCGGGCCGGCGGCATCCTCGGCATCATGGGTGAGCTGGATCGCTGCGGCCTGATCGACACCAGCGTCGGCCGGGTCGACGGGATGAGCCTGGGCGAGGCGCTCGATCGCTTCGACATCATGCGCGACTCCGTCTCCGCAGAGGCGTTGAAGCTCTACGGAGCCGCTCCCGGGGCGAGTGGCCGCAACCTGGTCATGGGTTCGCAGGGCAATCAATATCCGGAGCTGGACCGCGATCGGAGTAACGGCTGTATCCGCGATCGCGACCATGCCTATTCCGCCGACGGCGGTCTGGCCGTCTTGTACGGGAACATCGCCGAGCGGGGCTGTATCGTCAAAACCGCCGGCGTCGACGCCTCCATTCTGCGCTTTTCCGGTACTGCCAAGGTCTTCGTGTCCCAGGAAGACGCCATCGAGGGGATTCTCGGCGGTGCGGTCCAGGCCGGCGACGTGGTGGTTATTATCTACGAAGGGCCGAAGGGTGGTCCAGGGATGCAGGAAATGCTCTATCCGACCTCCTACATCAAATCGATGAAGCTGGGTGCCTCCTGCGCGCTGGTCACCGACGGACGCTTTTCCGGCGGCACGTCCGGGCTGTCCATCGGCCATGTCTCGCCGGAGGCGGCCAGCGGTGGGCTGATCGCCCTGGTCAAGGACGGCGACCCGATCGACATCGATATCCCGGCCCGGACCATTACCCTGCAGGTGCCGGAGGCAGAACTGGCCACCAGGCGTGCCGCCGAAGAGGCTCGCGGCGATCAGGCCTATCGGCCGAAACGTGACCGGGTGGTATCCCGGGCCTTGCAGTCGTATGCCCATTTTGCCGCCTCGGCCGATGCCGGTGCGGTGCGTCTGCTTTAA
- a CDS encoding sulfite exporter TauE/SafE family protein, translating to MTEYFLIYGAVGTLVGILAGLLGVGGGGVIVPLLVFVFHLQGVADQVTMHLALGTSLACIVFTSISSFLAHHRRGAVHWPVVRHSVVGIVVGTLAGAGFAAVLSTGFLKGFFVLFLYFVAIQMLINRPPKPSRELPGLAGMSAVGLFIGFLSSLVGIGGGSLSVPFMVWCNITVHQAIGTSAAIGLPIAAAGTLGYLVSGWQATALPPYSIGYIYLPALVGIAAVSILTAPLGARLAHSLPVSRLRKIFAVMLIVIGTRMLFSIF from the coding sequence ATGACCGAATATTTCCTCATCTACGGAGCGGTCGGCACCCTGGTGGGTATCCTGGCCGGGCTACTCGGTGTCGGCGGCGGCGGAGTTATCGTGCCGCTGCTGGTCTTTGTCTTTCACCTGCAGGGAGTGGCCGATCAGGTGACCATGCACCTGGCGCTTGGCACCTCGCTGGCCTGCATCGTGTTCACTTCCATTTCCAGTTTCCTGGCGCACCACCGTCGCGGCGCCGTGCACTGGCCGGTAGTGCGCCACAGCGTCGTCGGCATTGTGGTCGGTACCCTGGCCGGGGCCGGTTTCGCGGCGGTGCTTTCCACCGGATTTTTGAAGGGATTCTTCGTCCTCTTTCTCTATTTCGTGGCCATCCAGATGCTGATCAACCGGCCGCCCAAGCCGTCTCGCGAGCTGCCCGGCCTGGCGGGAATGTCGGCAGTCGGCCTGTTCATCGGCTTTCTCTCCAGCCTCGTCGGTATCGGCGGCGGCTCGCTATCGGTCCCATTCATGGTCTGGTGCAACATCACCGTCCATCAGGCCATCGGCACCTCCGCCGCCATCGGGTTGCCCATCGCCGCCGCCGGCACCCTCGGCTACCTGGTGAGCGGCTGGCAGGCAACCGCCCTGCCCCCGTACAGCATCGGTTACATCTACCTGCCGGCCCTGGTGGGCATCGCCGCCGTCAGCATACTCACCGCCCCGCTCGGGGCCAGGTTGGCCCACAGCCTGCCGGTGAGCCGGTTGCGCAAGATCTTTGCGGTGATGCTGATCGTCATCGGTACCCGGATGTTGTTCAGCATCTTCTAA
- a CDS encoding aldo/keto reductase, whose protein sequence is MHYRYLGTTGIQVSKLCMGTMTFGNEADEAESTAMFRRCRDAGINTFDCANVYSQGRAEEILGSLIAGCREELIIISKGWGQMGGDINARGASRRNLIASVEASLRRLRTSWIDLYFLHRFDPHTPLEETLSTLDDLVRQGKIRYIGASNFAAWQVALGLGVSALHDWSAFCCMQPMYNLVKRQAEVELLPLAQSARLGVLSYNPLGGGLLTGKYGMEIASSDNRLGRLATYARRYGDQWMLEAAVKYVDFARTNGYNPVSLAVAWVAAHPAVTAPIIGARTTKQLEDSLNALAIEMDPELYHRLATLTPTPPPATDRTDDLKP, encoded by the coding sequence ATGCATTACCGTTACCTCGGTACGACCGGTATTCAGGTATCGAAGCTCTGTATGGGAACCATGACCTTCGGCAACGAGGCTGACGAGGCCGAATCGACGGCGATGTTTCGTCGTTGCCGCGACGCCGGCATCAACACTTTCGATTGCGCCAACGTCTACAGTCAGGGGCGGGCCGAGGAAATCCTCGGCAGTCTGATCGCCGGCTGTCGTGAGGAGCTCATTATCATCAGCAAGGGCTGGGGGCAGATGGGCGGCGACATCAATGCCCGGGGGGCGTCACGGCGCAACCTGATTGCCTCGGTGGAGGCGAGTCTGAGGCGGTTGCGGACGTCCTGGATCGATCTCTATTTCCTGCATCGATTTGATCCGCACACCCCGTTGGAAGAGACCTTGTCCACCCTTGACGATCTGGTCCGGCAGGGTAAAATCCGTTACATCGGCGCCAGCAATTTTGCGGCCTGGCAGGTGGCGCTCGGCCTCGGGGTTTCGGCCCTGCACGACTGGAGCGCCTTTTGCTGCATGCAGCCGATGTACAATCTGGTCAAGCGTCAGGCAGAGGTGGAATTGTTGCCGCTGGCGCAATCGGCCCGTCTCGGGGTGCTCAGCTACAACCCGCTGGGCGGCGGTCTGTTGACCGGTAAATATGGGATGGAAATAGCATCATCGGACAACCGTCTCGGGCGTCTGGCCACCTATGCCCGGCGCTACGGAGACCAGTGGATGCTCGAGGCGGCAGTCAAATATGTCGATTTCGCCCGGACGAACGGGTACAATCCGGTGAGTCTGGCCGTGGCCTGGGTAGCGGCTCACCCGGCGGTAACCGCCCCGATCATCGGGGCGCGCACCACCAAGCAACTGGAAGATTCGCTCAATGCACTGGCGATCGAGATGGATCCCGAGCTGTACCATCGTCTGGCGACATTGACGCCGACCCCGCCGCCGGCCACCGATCGTACCGACGACTTGAAGCCTTGA
- a CDS encoding 4Fe-4S binding protein: MKISKERCVGCANCVPICSVGAIYIGDDGLAEINTETCVECHNCYRSLSFEHLQPGLTRTIRRVLKKMSLRFQPDPDVCPTEAFIPDELSWPRIVRRAFSDPMVTHESTGVHGRGTEEVKTNDVSHRIKAGDVGVVIEFGRPGIGVYFREVQKATMALAAAGVVFEEGNPVTQMMADRAIGTIREDVLDEKVLSCIVEVTVSLADTAKALQTVKQICRAAETVISIGVSTVCNEDGSEPLREILEREGYQTGWAKVNLGLGRASNASISTGGTRS, from the coding sequence ATGAAAATTTCCAAAGAACGGTGTGTCGGGTGCGCCAATTGCGTACCCATCTGCTCCGTCGGCGCTATTTATATAGGCGACGACGGTCTGGCGGAGATCAACACGGAGACCTGTGTCGAATGCCACAACTGCTATCGAAGCCTCAGCTTCGAGCATCTCCAGCCGGGCCTCACCCGGACCATCCGCCGGGTCTTAAAAAAAATGAGCCTGCGTTTTCAGCCGGACCCCGATGTCTGCCCCACCGAGGCCTTCATTCCGGACGAGTTGAGTTGGCCGCGCATCGTTCGCCGCGCCTTCAGCGACCCGATGGTCACCCATGAATCCACCGGCGTCCATGGCCGCGGCACCGAAGAGGTGAAGACCAACGACGTCAGTCACCGGATCAAGGCAGGCGATGTGGGGGTCGTCATCGAGTTCGGCCGCCCCGGCATCGGTGTCTACTTCCGGGAGGTGCAGAAGGCGACCATGGCCCTGGCCGCCGCCGGCGTCGTCTTCGAGGAGGGCAATCCGGTGACCCAGATGATGGCCGATCGGGCCATCGGTACCATTCGCGAGGACGTCCTTGACGAGAAGGTCCTGTCCTGTATCGTCGAAGTGACCGTCTCGCTGGCCGACACGGCCAAGGCCCTGCAGACCGTCAAGCAGATCTGCCGGGCCGCAGAGACGGTGATCAGCATCGGCGTCTCCACGGTCTGCAACGAGGACGGCAGCGAGCCGCTCCGGGAGATCCTCGAGCGCGAGGGCTACCAGACCGGTTGGGCGAAAGTGAATCTGGGCCTGGGGCGGGCCAGCAACGCCTCGATCAGTACGGGAGGTACCCGATCATGA
- a CDS encoding MFS transporter, giving the protein MMKEETRDYPPAWLGWLMWGLVAVLYLIGFFQRMAPAVMVEELMRDFQLGGAFLGNLSAAYFYSYAAMQIPSGLLVDRIGARRLSTYACAACAVGILIFSYGPNVWTAIIGRVVIGASVAVAFVSCMKLAGHWFPVNRFATVTGVALLFGNIGGVLAGVPLSEAVALFGWRASLAASGFLTLATALVIWLVVRDDPGAYRYRSYAHASVQQNGSLPSGVALKSVVSKRQTWLLFFAGGLSAAPVLVFAGLWGVPYLTQIHGLTRSHAATITTTMLIAWAIGGPVLGAISDRLGRRKLPYLIANLTTTVGWAVFLLVDLPYQMFYPLLALTGFTSGALIIGFAFSREVNHPGASGAVGGVVNMAVLGVAAIMQPALGAILDGRWQGVLAGGARVYPAEAYGAAFLWFPICAAVSVLMVLLTRESYCRMEEA; this is encoded by the coding sequence ATGATGAAGGAAGAGACGAGAGATTATCCCCCGGCCTGGCTTGGCTGGTTGATGTGGGGACTGGTGGCGGTGCTGTACCTGATTGGTTTTTTTCAGCGGATGGCCCCGGCGGTGATGGTGGAAGAGTTGATGCGTGATTTCCAGCTCGGCGGCGCTTTTCTCGGTAATCTGTCGGCCGCCTATTTCTATTCCTACGCTGCCATGCAGATCCCCAGCGGCCTGCTGGTCGACCGGATCGGCGCCCGTCGGCTCAGTACGTATGCCTGTGCCGCCTGCGCCGTCGGCATTCTGATCTTCTCCTACGGGCCCAACGTCTGGACGGCGATCATCGGCCGGGTGGTAATCGGCGCTTCAGTAGCGGTGGCCTTCGTCAGTTGCATGAAACTGGCCGGCCACTGGTTTCCGGTCAACCGTTTTGCCACGGTGACCGGGGTGGCGCTGCTGTTCGGCAACATCGGCGGCGTCTTGGCCGGGGTGCCGTTGTCCGAGGCGGTGGCCCTGTTCGGCTGGCGGGCCTCGCTTGCGGCCAGCGGTTTCCTGACGCTGGCCACGGCTCTGGTCATCTGGCTGGTGGTCCGCGATGATCCGGGGGCTTACCGGTACCGCAGCTATGCCCACGCCTCGGTCCAGCAGAACGGCTCGCTACCCTCGGGGGTAGCGCTCAAATCGGTGGTGAGCAAGCGCCAGACCTGGCTGCTCTTTTTCGCCGGCGGCCTGTCCGCCGCCCCAGTCCTGGTCTTTGCTGGTCTTTGGGGCGTCCCGTATCTGACCCAGATTCACGGACTGACCCGTTCCCATGCGGCAACCATTACCACCACCATGCTCATTGCCTGGGCCATCGGCGGCCCGGTGCTCGGCGCCATCTCGGATCGGCTCGGCCGGCGCAAACTGCCGTATCTGATAGCCAACCTGACGACGACTGTGGGGTGGGCGGTCTTTCTCCTGGTGGATCTACCCTACCAGATGTTCTATCCGCTGCTGGCGCTGACCGGGTTCACCTCCGGGGCCTTGATCATCGGCTTTGCCTTTTCCCGTGAAGTCAATCATCCCGGGGCCTCGGGCGCGGTCGGCGGGGTGGTGAACATGGCGGTGCTCGGTGTTGCGGCGATCATGCAGCCGGCCCTTGGCGCCATTCTCGACGGCCGCTGGCAGGGGGTGTTGGCCGGTGGTGCCCGGGTCTACCCGGCGGAGGCCTATGGTGCCGCCTTTCTCTGGTTCCCGATCTGCGCGGCGGTGTCGGTATTGATGGTGCTGCTGACCCGTGAATCCTATTGCCGGATGGAAGAAGCGTAA
- a CDS encoding ATP-binding protein has protein sequence MKRPVFPFSALVGQEKMKTALLLNAVDPAIGGVLISGQKGTGKSTAVRALARILPPIEVVGGCPYHCAPHDERQMCADCLRRIRAGEQLPVVTRPMPLVELPLSATEDRVIGTLHVEQILKTGERRFEPGLLALANRGILYVDEVNLLDDHLVDILLDAAASGVNLVEREGISHSHPARFLLVGTMNPEEGELRPQFLDRFGLSLTVAGESGVEQRRQVISRRIVFDGDPAAFVADYAADEVLLSELVVRARERLARVRVTDEMLGIAVALAIEVGAQGHRADIGIVKTARALAAFLEEEEVRLEHIREAARFVLPHRITTVALATAELLEEKLEEALRRVARERDDTLETQPPSTSEVDDWEELPMQVPGSMAASNVGMLFTFVAEKKKLSSKPMK, from the coding sequence ATGAAACGACCAGTTTTTCCATTCTCCGCCCTGGTGGGCCAGGAAAAGATGAAGACGGCGCTGCTGCTCAATGCCGTTGATCCGGCCATCGGCGGGGTCCTGATCAGCGGCCAGAAAGGCACCGGCAAATCGACGGCGGTTCGGGCTCTGGCCCGGATTCTACCGCCCATCGAGGTGGTGGGGGGATGTCCCTATCATTGCGCGCCCCACGACGAACGGCAGATGTGCGCCGATTGTTTGCGGCGGATCCGTGCCGGTGAGCAGCTACCGGTCGTGACCCGGCCCATGCCGCTGGTGGAGTTGCCGCTGTCGGCCACCGAAGACCGGGTGATCGGCACCCTGCATGTGGAGCAGATCCTCAAGACCGGGGAGCGCCGTTTCGAGCCGGGCCTGCTGGCGCTGGCCAACCGCGGCATCCTCTATGTGGACGAGGTCAACCTGCTTGACGACCATCTGGTCGATATCCTGCTCGATGCGGCCGCCTCCGGGGTTAACCTGGTGGAGCGGGAAGGCATTTCCCACAGCCATCCGGCCCGCTTCCTGCTCGTCGGTACCATGAACCCGGAGGAGGGCGAACTGCGGCCGCAGTTTCTCGACCGCTTCGGCCTCAGCCTGACGGTGGCCGGCGAGTCGGGGGTTGAACAGCGACGCCAGGTGATCAGTCGCCGCATCGTTTTCGACGGCGATCCGGCCGCCTTCGTTGCCGATTATGCCGCCGATGAGGTGCTGCTTTCCGAACTGGTGGTGCGGGCCCGCGAGCGTCTGGCCCGGGTCCGGGTCACCGACGAGATGCTTGGCATCGCCGTGGCCCTGGCTATCGAGGTGGGCGCCCAGGGGCACCGCGCCGATATCGGTATCGTCAAGACGGCGCGGGCGCTGGCCGCCTTTCTCGAGGAAGAGGAGGTACGGCTGGAGCACATCCGCGAAGCGGCCCGGTTTGTGCTGCCCCATCGGATCACCACGGTGGCGCTGGCCACCGCCGAACTGCTCGAGGAAAAACTGGAAGAGGCGTTGCGGAGGGTGGCCCGGGAGCGGGACGACACCCTCGAGACGCAGCCGCCTTCCACCAGTGAGGTGGACGACTGGGAAGAATTGCCGATGCAGGTCCCCGGGTCGATGGCCGCGTCCAACGTGGGCATGCTCTTCACCTTTGTCGCCGAAAAAAAAAAGTTGTCTTCGAAGCCGATGAAGTAG